A genomic window from Luteolibacter sp. LG18 includes:
- a CDS encoding AraC family transcriptional regulator yields the protein MAQHSWTVWQQQLRSPLGNLVEIGEVRHSRSGMPRYRYLERYALVVITRGEGIYEDERGLSRSLCAGDWIVVLPELGHSYKPWEVGGWDEIYVMFDGPVFDAWRANGLLVPDHVVGRLENPEQWVADFHREILESPASSLEKICAFQGLLARALEGAINLATGKEGGPSWFGDACRMLGLPGAEGQQVAAALGLNYETFRRSFQKHAGQSPHRYHMRQLVNSAARMLDTTDLKASEIARTLGFCDEAYFSRTFKKLTGRSPRAYRQTRGTVQEALPPLRVS from the coding sequence ATGGCGCAACATTCTTGGACCGTTTGGCAGCAGCAACTACGGTCACCGCTCGGCAACCTGGTCGAAATCGGCGAGGTGCGCCACTCGCGGAGCGGGATGCCGCGCTACCGCTATCTCGAACGCTACGCGCTGGTGGTGATCACCCGCGGGGAAGGAATCTACGAGGACGAGCGCGGCTTGAGCCGCAGCCTCTGCGCCGGGGATTGGATCGTGGTCCTTCCAGAACTCGGCCACAGCTACAAGCCCTGGGAAGTGGGTGGCTGGGACGAGATTTACGTCATGTTCGATGGACCGGTGTTCGATGCCTGGCGGGCCAATGGTCTGCTGGTGCCGGATCATGTGGTCGGCAGGTTGGAGAATCCGGAGCAGTGGGTCGCCGACTTCCATCGCGAGATCCTCGAATCGCCCGCCAGCAGTCTGGAAAAGATTTGCGCATTCCAAGGGCTGCTCGCGCGAGCGCTGGAGGGGGCGATCAATCTGGCCACCGGGAAGGAAGGCGGTCCGTCCTGGTTCGGCGATGCCTGCCGGATGCTCGGCCTGCCCGGCGCGGAGGGGCAGCAGGTGGCGGCGGCCCTCGGCCTGAACTACGAAACGTTCCGCCGCAGCTTCCAGAAGCATGCCGGCCAATCGCCGCACCGCTACCACATGCGCCAACTCGTCAATTCCGCCGCCCGCATGCTGGACACCACCGATCTGAAAGCGTCCGAGATCGCGCGCACGCTTGGCTTCTGCGACGAGGCGTATTTCTCGCGCACCTTCAAGAAGCTCACCGGTCGCTCGCCGCGGGCCTACCGTCAGACGCGGGGCACGGTGCAGGAAGCGCTGCCGCCGCTGCGGGTGTCATGA
- the trmD gene encoding tRNA (guanosine(37)-N1)-methyltransferase TrmD produces MRIDILTLFPEIALAPLSESILRRAREAGIVEVVAHNLRDWATGRHRKTDDYLAGGGQGMLLMPGPIFAAIEELRTPDSKVILMTPQGKVFKQAIARELSEEKHLILLCGHYEGVDHRVIEQLVDLELSIGDYVLTNGAIAAAVVTDAIVRLLPGALGDERSHQDESFSDPNLLEAPAYTKPVDFRGMLVPEILYSGHHGKIAKWKQEKALERTRQNRPDLLGPETGS; encoded by the coding sequence TTGCGCATCGACATCCTCACCCTCTTTCCCGAGATCGCGCTCGCGCCGCTGAGCGAGAGCATCCTCCGCCGTGCCCGCGAGGCGGGGATCGTGGAGGTCGTCGCCCACAACCTGCGCGATTGGGCCACCGGGCGGCACCGGAAGACCGATGACTATCTCGCCGGTGGCGGCCAGGGCATGCTTCTCATGCCGGGACCGATTTTCGCGGCGATCGAGGAGCTGCGGACGCCGGACTCCAAGGTGATCCTGATGACGCCGCAGGGGAAGGTCTTCAAGCAGGCCATCGCCCGCGAGCTTTCGGAGGAGAAACACCTCATCCTGCTCTGCGGCCACTACGAGGGCGTGGATCACCGGGTGATCGAACAACTGGTTGACCTCGAACTTTCCATCGGCGACTACGTGCTGACCAATGGCGCGATCGCCGCGGCGGTGGTCACCGACGCGATCGTGCGGCTGCTGCCCGGCGCGCTGGGCGACGAGCGTTCGCACCAGGACGAATCCTTTTCCGATCCGAACCTGCTGGAGGCTCCCGCCTACACCAAGCCGGTCGACTTCCGCGGCATGCTGGTGCCGGAGATCCTGTATTCCGGGCACCACGGCAAGATCGCCAAATGGAAACAGGAGAAGGCGCTCGAACGCACGCGCCAGAACCGTCCGGACCTGTTGGGTCCCGAAACCGGGTCATGA
- a CDS encoding DUF1501 domain-containing protein, with protein sequence MNLFQQYEHDRVQHATRRHFLNRCAVGLGGMWLASQGRSWGNSEGGVLAKDPANPLAPDVPMFAAKAKRVIYLHMAGSPSQLELFDYKPELVKLDGKDCPQEFLAGKQFAFIQGVPKMLSSVFPFHQAGKSGQWISDRLPHLETMIDELCIVKSLYTTQFNHAPAQLMMHTGEQRLGLPSMGAWATYGLGSENANLPGFMVLTSGGNNPDAGKSVWGSGYLPSIYQGVQCRSKGDPVLFLANPDGVSGSMRRRTLDAISQINSKIEKDVGDPETLTRIAQYEMAYRMQIHASDAFDIKQEPAAIHEMYGTKPGEESFANNCLLARRLAERGVRFIQLFDWGWDSHGTDVGTDLRKGFVNKCNSIDKPIAALLKDLKQRGLLEETLVIWGGEFGRTPMRENRGGVEMPYVGRDHHPSAFTMWMAGGGVKPGFSYGETDPIGYEVAKDKVSVHDFHATVMKLLGFDHEKFTYPFQGAHQRFTNITKPGTKVVQELIA encoded by the coding sequence ATGAACCTCTTCCAACAATACGAACACGACCGCGTGCAGCACGCCACGCGCCGCCACTTCCTGAACCGCTGCGCGGTGGGCCTCGGCGGCATGTGGCTGGCGAGCCAGGGCCGCTCGTGGGGCAACTCCGAAGGCGGCGTGCTGGCGAAGGACCCGGCGAACCCGCTCGCGCCGGACGTGCCGATGTTCGCGGCGAAGGCGAAGCGCGTGATCTACCTGCACATGGCGGGATCGCCGAGCCAGCTCGAGTTGTTCGACTACAAGCCGGAGCTGGTGAAGCTCGATGGCAAGGACTGTCCGCAGGAGTTCCTCGCGGGCAAGCAATTCGCCTTCATCCAGGGCGTGCCGAAGATGTTGTCCTCGGTGTTCCCCTTCCACCAGGCGGGAAAGAGCGGGCAGTGGATCTCCGACCGGCTGCCGCACCTCGAGACGATGATCGACGAGCTGTGCATCGTGAAATCGCTCTACACCACCCAGTTCAACCACGCCCCGGCGCAGCTCATGATGCACACCGGTGAGCAACGCCTGGGCCTGCCCTCGATGGGCGCGTGGGCGACCTACGGGCTCGGCTCGGAGAACGCGAACCTGCCCGGATTCATGGTGCTGACCTCAGGTGGCAACAACCCCGACGCGGGCAAGTCGGTGTGGGGCTCCGGTTACCTGCCCTCCATCTACCAGGGCGTGCAGTGCCGCTCGAAGGGCGACCCGGTGCTCTTCCTCGCGAACCCGGACGGCGTGTCCGGCTCGATGCGGCGCCGCACGCTCGACGCGATCTCGCAGATCAACAGCAAGATCGAAAAGGACGTGGGTGATCCGGAAACGCTCACCCGCATCGCCCAGTACGAGATGGCCTACCGGATGCAGATCCACGCCTCCGATGCCTTCGACATCAAGCAGGAGCCCGCCGCGATCCACGAGATGTATGGCACCAAGCCGGGCGAGGAATCGTTCGCGAACAACTGCCTGCTGGCGCGCCGCCTCGCCGAGCGCGGCGTGCGTTTCATCCAGCTCTTCGACTGGGGCTGGGACTCGCACGGCACCGACGTGGGCACGGACCTGCGGAAGGGCTTCGTCAACAAGTGCAACTCGATCGACAAACCGATCGCGGCGCTGCTGAAGGACCTCAAACAACGCGGCCTGCTGGAGGAAACGCTGGTGATCTGGGGCGGCGAGTTCGGCCGCACGCCGATGCGCGAGAACCGCGGCGGCGTCGAGATGCCCTACGTCGGCCGCGACCACCATCCCAGCGCGTTCACGATGTGGATGGCCGGCGGCGGCGTGAAGCCGGGCTTCTCCTACGGCGAGACCGACCCCATCGGCTACGAGGTGGCGAAGGACAAAGTCAGCGTCCACGACTTCCACGCCACCGTGATGAAGCTCCTCGGCTTCGATCACGAGAAGTTCACCTATCCCTTCCAAGGCGCGCACCAGCGCTTCACCAACATCACCAAACCCGGGACGAAGGTGGTGCAGGAGTTGATCGCGTAG
- a CDS encoding SPFH and helix-turn-helix domain-containing protein — protein MGLMDFIKGELLEIIEWQDDSRDTIAWRFPDDDKAIKNGAQLIVRESQTAQFLYLGQFGDTFGPGKHTLATENIPVLTRIQGWKYGFQSPFKADVYFVNTRLFTGNKWGTANPIMLRDQDLGIVRARAYGTYDFKVTNVQTFLKEVAGSDQDFRVDEFADAMRSRIVSVFSDALASAHVPVFDVATRYMDLGDALLPLINPVMSAKYGIEIGSFIVENVSVPPEVEEAIDKRSAMSAIGNLNDYVKYQMGQGMAAGGGGGAAGTASELAVGFAVAKELMQQSGMTGGGTPPPLPSAVPVAAAAPAPAPALDLLDPASIAQMLGVTEADVMEEINSGKLPAKKIGSSYRVTRASLDAFLAQ, from the coding sequence ATGGGCTTGATGGACTTTATCAAAGGGGAGCTGCTCGAAATCATCGAGTGGCAGGATGACAGCCGTGACACGATCGCCTGGCGCTTCCCGGACGATGACAAGGCGATCAAGAACGGCGCGCAGCTCATCGTCCGCGAGAGCCAGACCGCGCAGTTCCTCTACCTCGGCCAGTTCGGCGACACCTTCGGCCCCGGCAAGCACACGCTGGCCACCGAGAACATCCCGGTGCTGACCCGCATCCAGGGATGGAAGTACGGGTTCCAGAGCCCCTTCAAGGCGGACGTCTATTTCGTCAACACCCGCCTCTTCACCGGCAACAAGTGGGGCACGGCGAACCCGATCATGCTGCGCGACCAGGACCTTGGCATCGTCCGGGCCCGCGCCTACGGCACCTACGATTTCAAGGTGACGAACGTGCAGACCTTCCTCAAGGAGGTCGCCGGATCGGACCAGGATTTCCGCGTCGATGAGTTCGCGGACGCGATGCGCTCCCGCATCGTCAGCGTGTTCTCCGACGCGCTCGCCAGCGCGCACGTGCCGGTGTTCGACGTGGCCACGCGCTACATGGACCTCGGCGACGCGCTGCTGCCGCTGATCAACCCGGTGATGTCCGCGAAGTACGGCATCGAGATCGGCAGCTTCATCGTCGAGAACGTGTCCGTGCCGCCGGAGGTGGAGGAGGCGATCGACAAGCGCTCCGCGATGTCCGCGATCGGCAATCTCAATGACTACGTGAAGTACCAGATGGGCCAAGGCATGGCCGCGGGTGGTGGCGGTGGCGCCGCCGGCACCGCGTCCGAGCTGGCCGTGGGTTTCGCCGTGGCGAAAGAGCTGATGCAGCAAAGCGGCATGACCGGTGGTGGCACTCCGCCGCCGCTGCCAAGCGCGGTTCCCGTGGCCGCCGCGGCCCCGGCTCCCGCTCCCGCCTTGGATCTCCTCGATCCGGCGTCGATCGCCCAGATGCTCGGCGTGACCGAGGCGGACGTGATGGAGGAAATCAACTCCGGCAAGCTTCCCGCCAAGAAGATCGGCTCCAGCTACCGCGTGACCCGCGCCTCGCTCGATGCCTTCCTCGCCCAGTGA
- a CDS encoding zinc ribbon domain-containing protein — protein sequence MPSSPSDPPVMDGPATGAPIEVPKKPIPPPLPGRSGSAAEVRSLDRHACPECGGKGEWDPAKKQLVCPYCGNIFDRVGPPPDLGAVVEHDLDQTLAELGQDAGRVDTATRRVQCNNCHAVLVRSGETVAQHCDFCGSPELLDYNDIAAPVKPESVLPAQISKEQAYHSLKNYLASKWFAPGDLKRRNLVDRINRVYLPYWTFDSNAECPWTAESGTYYYVTVQDRDSEGRSVTRQERRVSWSPASGHVSTFFDDVVISGSAGLDGDLLRKIEPFPTKELVPYETMYVSGWQVEQYQVPLPEAARRGFGAMQGMLQQMCASEVPGDTYRNLQIYPEFSGKTFKHILAPVWLLAYQYRGKTWQGVVNGVTGTTAAKFPISPWKVALVVLIVLAVVALILMAKG from the coding sequence ATGCCTTCCTCGCCCAGTGATCCGCCGGTGATGGACGGCCCGGCCACCGGTGCTCCCATCGAGGTTCCGAAGAAGCCGATCCCGCCGCCCTTGCCGGGCCGGTCGGGATCGGCCGCCGAGGTGCGCTCGCTCGATCGCCATGCCTGCCCGGAGTGCGGCGGCAAGGGCGAGTGGGACCCGGCGAAGAAGCAGCTCGTCTGTCCTTACTGCGGCAACATCTTCGACCGCGTCGGCCCGCCGCCGGATCTCGGCGCGGTGGTCGAGCACGACCTCGACCAGACGCTCGCCGAACTCGGCCAGGACGCCGGCCGGGTGGACACCGCCACCCGCCGCGTGCAGTGCAACAACTGCCACGCCGTGCTCGTCCGCAGCGGTGAAACGGTGGCGCAACACTGCGATTTCTGCGGCTCTCCCGAGCTGCTCGATTACAACGACATTGCCGCGCCGGTCAAACCGGAGTCGGTGCTGCCCGCGCAGATCTCCAAGGAGCAGGCCTACCACTCGCTGAAAAACTATCTCGCCTCGAAGTGGTTCGCGCCCGGCGACTTGAAACGACGCAACCTGGTGGACCGGATCAACCGCGTCTACCTGCCCTATTGGACCTTCGACTCGAACGCCGAATGCCCGTGGACGGCAGAGAGCGGCACCTACTACTACGTCACCGTCCAGGACCGCGATTCCGAGGGGCGGTCCGTCACGCGCCAGGAGCGGCGGGTGAGCTGGAGTCCCGCCAGCGGCCACGTCTCGACCTTCTTCGACGACGTCGTGATCTCCGGCTCGGCCGGTCTCGATGGCGACCTGCTGCGGAAGATCGAACCCTTCCCCACCAAGGAACTCGTGCCTTACGAGACGATGTATGTCTCCGGCTGGCAGGTGGAGCAGTACCAGGTGCCGCTGCCGGAAGCCGCCCGCCGCGGTTTCGGCGCGATGCAGGGGATGCTCCAGCAAATGTGCGCCAGCGAGGTGCCCGGCGACACCTACCGGAACCTCCAGATCTACCCGGAGTTCTCCGGCAAGACCTTCAAGCACATCCTCGCCCCGGTGTGGCTGCTGGCCTACCAATACCGCGGCAAGACCTGGCAGGGCGTGGTCAATGGCGTCACCGGCACCACCGCCGCGAAGTTCCCGATCAGCCCGTGGAAGGTGGCACTGGTGGTGTTGATCGTGCTGGCCGTCGTGGCACTGATCTTGATGGCGAAGGGGTAA
- a CDS encoding type II toxin-antitoxin system prevent-host-death family antitoxin, giving the protein MKTELATTLKRETNRILTELAAARDPVLITQHGLPAAYLVDVETFEATQQKLGVLEIIARGEKAVEEGRVVTHEAAKQRMARWLK; this is encoded by the coding sequence ATGAAAACCGAGCTGGCGACCACGCTGAAACGTGAGACGAACCGGATTCTGACCGAACTCGCGGCTGCCCGTGATCCGGTCCTCATCACCCAGCACGGCTTGCCTGCCGCCTACCTCGTGGATGTCGAAACATTCGAAGCCACCCAGCAAAAGCTCGGCGTTCTGGAGATCATCGCCCGAGGTGAAAAAGCCGTGGAAGAAGGTCGCGTGGTTACCCACGAAGCTGCCAAACAACGGATGGCACGATGGCTGAAGTGA
- a CDS encoding DMT family transporter — MTDPPDASLTDRRGIFLMLLSVVLFSANTLIIRGVSSHVPAADGWVASLFRGVCGLAVVAALYGSGRGFNPRRLIGSRLVMIRGVVGSIGILAFYISVTKLGAARAVVLNLTYPAFATIIAALWLKETITRAAILWMALAFIGLLLFLGGDGHLLHPSPYDLLGLFGAVAAGWVVVVIRRLRHEEHPATIYASQAFYGLLASVPAVTKVPALPPLAWVALIAAAVVVSFAQLLMTRAYQALPVSRGSAMQMTLPLVTAVGGFAFFRETFHLPELGGAALTLLATWRVVAAR, encoded by the coding sequence ATGACCGATCCACCCGACGCCTCCCTCACCGACCGGCGCGGCATCTTCCTGATGCTGCTGTCCGTGGTGCTGTTCTCCGCGAACACCCTGATCATCCGCGGCGTGTCCTCGCACGTCCCCGCCGCGGATGGTTGGGTCGCGTCGCTGTTCCGTGGCGTGTGCGGACTGGCGGTGGTGGCCGCGCTCTATGGTTCCGGCCGGGGCTTCAACCCGCGGCGGCTGATCGGCAGCCGGTTGGTCATGATCCGGGGCGTGGTCGGATCCATCGGCATCCTCGCCTTCTACATCAGCGTGACCAAGCTCGGCGCGGCGCGGGCGGTGGTGCTGAACCTGACCTACCCCGCCTTCGCCACGATCATCGCCGCGCTGTGGCTGAAGGAAACCATCACCCGCGCCGCGATCCTGTGGATGGCGCTGGCATTCATCGGCCTGCTGCTCTTCCTCGGCGGTGACGGCCACCTGCTCCACCCCTCGCCCTACGACCTGCTCGGCCTCTTCGGCGCGGTGGCAGCCGGCTGGGTGGTGGTGGTGATCCGGCGGCTGCGGCACGAGGAACACCCGGCCACGATCTACGCCTCGCAGGCGTTCTACGGGCTGCTGGCCTCGGTGCCCGCCGTGACGAAGGTTCCCGCCCTGCCACCGCTGGCCTGGGTCGCCCTGATCGCCGCCGCGGTGGTGGTCAGTTTCGCCCAGCTCCTGATGACCCGCGCCTACCAAGCCCTGCCCGTTTCCCGCGGCTCGGCGATGCAGATGACCCTGCCGCTGGTCACCGCGGTCGGCGGATTCGCCTTCTTCCGGGAAACCTTCCACCTGCCCGAACTCGGCGGGGCCGCCCTGACCCTGCTCGCCACCTGGCGGGTGGTCGCCGCCCGCTGA
- a CDS encoding PSD1 and planctomycete cytochrome C domain-containing protein, with protein MIVRSLLLTSLSMAAGARAAEEISFNRDIRPIFTRSCITCHGGIKEGGGISLVYREKALGKGESGKPAIVPGKPELSELIHRINSNDNDEIMPKPKKGEHGEKLPADEIAKLTEWIRQGAKWEDHWSFMPAVEPADPQVKHAGWAKTKADRLILAKMEAEGLAPSKEAPPAAWLRRVTLDLIGLPPSPEELEAFEKAAATDKEGAMAAVVDRLLASPQFGERWAAMWLDLARYSDTMGFEKDPGREVWPFRDWVIQAFNADLPFDEFTKRQLAGDLLPNPAPGDLIASAFQRNTMCNTEGGSDDEEYRTAAVMDRISTTWTVWQGTTFACVQCHGHPYDPFPHDDYYRFMAFFDNTEDCDLNNEFPKTKAAKDPAKQADAVRLEKEIRQNRDTINDVALSLAKQAGGWASVKADEVKASAATGKITQQPDGSFVATGTNPTNTVFTVTTPATKLGLLRLDILPVSDDPAKWSEFGAVVTKLEIDRVLPDGTKQPVKLKEVVSDFLAGPFEPNIAVQSGKGGGFGDYPALRGPRHAFFVPEAVEDAVPGTRFEIRLMHGVTCNETQGCVMRKFKLAISPDDRLATFVMSPERAQAWQKHAQLQGQYNAIPGTMVPVMEERDPAARRDTRVFDRGNRMTKSTAVNAGLPVIMRPPAKNENLSRLELAEWLTGERNTLTDRVLANRLWAELFGLGIVETLEDFGSSGLLPTNQPLLDHLALRLSKEHHWHLKPFLRELVLSAAYRQDDKATPELLAKDPRNRFIARGPRQRLSAEMVRDQALAASGLLSKKQFGPPVFPPQPDGIWKSVYSGAKWATSTGEDRYRRAVYTYQKRTSGYPAFLTFDAPTRDVCTARRIPTNTPLQALVTLNDPAFMELAQAFAKRMTATGSDLNGRIQAGYKLLTNEDASSDIVQTLAALHADAKTEFEKNPADSVKLAPTPDEAALVLVANTMFNLDSALTR; from the coding sequence ATGATCGTCCGTTCATTGCTGCTCACCTCTCTCTCCATGGCCGCGGGAGCCCGCGCCGCGGAGGAGATTTCCTTCAACCGGGACATCCGCCCGATCTTCACGCGGAGCTGCATCACGTGCCACGGGGGCATCAAGGAGGGCGGCGGCATCTCGCTGGTTTACCGCGAAAAGGCGCTCGGCAAGGGTGAGTCCGGAAAGCCCGCGATCGTCCCCGGCAAGCCGGAGCTGTCCGAGCTGATCCACCGCATCAACAGCAACGACAACGACGAGATCATGCCGAAGCCCAAGAAGGGCGAGCACGGCGAGAAGCTGCCTGCGGACGAGATCGCCAAGCTCACCGAATGGATCCGCCAGGGGGCGAAGTGGGAGGACCACTGGTCGTTCATGCCCGCTGTCGAACCCGCCGACCCGCAGGTGAAACACGCTGGCTGGGCGAAGACCAAGGCCGACCGCCTGATCCTCGCGAAGATGGAGGCCGAGGGGCTCGCCCCTTCGAAGGAGGCTCCGCCCGCCGCGTGGCTGCGCCGCGTGACACTCGACCTCATCGGCCTGCCGCCGTCGCCGGAGGAACTGGAAGCTTTCGAAAAAGCCGCCGCCACCGACAAGGAAGGCGCGATGGCCGCAGTGGTGGACCGCCTGCTCGCCTCGCCGCAGTTCGGCGAACGCTGGGCCGCGATGTGGCTCGATCTCGCCCGCTACTCGGACACGATGGGCTTCGAGAAAGATCCGGGCCGCGAGGTCTGGCCGTTCCGCGACTGGGTGATTCAGGCCTTCAATGCCGACCTGCCATTCGATGAATTCACCAAGCGCCAGCTCGCCGGCGACCTGCTGCCGAATCCCGCGCCCGGCGACCTGATCGCCTCCGCCTTCCAGCGCAACACGATGTGCAACACCGAGGGCGGCTCCGATGACGAGGAGTACCGCACCGCCGCGGTGATGGACCGCATCAGCACGACGTGGACCGTGTGGCAGGGCACCACCTTCGCCTGCGTGCAGTGCCATGGCCATCCCTACGATCCCTTCCCGCACGATGACTACTACCGGTTCATGGCGTTCTTCGACAACACGGAGGACTGCGACCTGAACAACGAGTTTCCGAAGACCAAGGCCGCGAAGGATCCCGCGAAACAGGCGGATGCCGTGCGGCTCGAAAAGGAGATCCGGCAAAACCGCGACACGATCAACGACGTTGCCCTCAGCCTGGCGAAGCAGGCCGGTGGCTGGGCATCGGTGAAGGCGGATGAGGTGAAGGCCTCCGCGGCCACCGGCAAGATCACGCAACAGCCGGATGGCAGTTTCGTCGCCACCGGCACCAATCCGACCAACACCGTTTTCACCGTCACCACCCCGGCCACCAAGCTCGGCCTGCTGCGGCTCGACATCCTGCCGGTAAGCGACGATCCGGCGAAGTGGAGCGAGTTCGGCGCGGTGGTCACCAAGCTGGAGATCGACCGCGTTCTGCCCGATGGCACGAAGCAGCCGGTGAAACTGAAGGAGGTCGTCAGCGATTTCCTCGCGGGCCCCTTCGAGCCGAACATCGCCGTGCAAAGCGGCAAGGGCGGTGGCTTCGGCGACTACCCGGCGCTGCGCGGCCCGCGCCATGCGTTCTTTGTTCCGGAAGCGGTGGAGGACGCGGTGCCCGGCACGCGCTTCGAGATCCGCCTGATGCACGGGGTGACCTGCAACGAGACGCAGGGATGCGTGATGCGGAAGTTCAAGCTCGCGATCTCGCCGGACGACCGCCTCGCCACCTTCGTGATGTCCCCGGAGCGCGCCCAGGCGTGGCAGAAACACGCACAGCTCCAGGGCCAATACAACGCCATCCCCGGCACGATGGTGCCCGTGATGGAGGAACGCGATCCGGCCGCGCGCCGCGACACCCGCGTCTTCGACCGCGGCAATCGCATGACCAAGTCCACCGCGGTGAACGCCGGACTGCCGGTGATCATGCGCCCGCCCGCGAAGAACGAGAACCTCTCCCGCCTGGAGCTGGCAGAATGGTTGACCGGCGAGCGCAACACGCTCACCGACCGCGTGCTGGCGAACCGGCTGTGGGCGGAACTTTTCGGCCTCGGCATCGTGGAAACGCTGGAGGACTTCGGTTCCTCCGGACTACTGCCGACCAACCAGCCGCTGCTCGACCATCTCGCGCTGCGCCTTTCGAAGGAGCACCACTGGCATCTGAAGCCTTTCCTGCGCGAGCTCGTGCTCTCCGCCGCCTACCGCCAGGACGACAAGGCCACGCCGGAGCTGCTCGCGAAGGACCCGCGCAACCGTTTCATCGCCCGCGGCCCGCGCCAACGCCTCTCCGCCGAGATGGTCCGCGACCAGGCGCTCGCCGCTTCCGGGCTCCTGTCGAAGAAACAATTCGGCCCGCCGGTGTTTCCACCGCAACCGGATGGCATCTGGAAGTCGGTTTACAGCGGCGCGAAGTGGGCGACTTCCACCGGCGAGGACCGCTACCGCCGCGCGGTCTACACGTACCAAAAGCGCACCAGCGGCTATCCGGCCTTCCTCACCTTCGACGCGCCGACCCGCGACGTCTGCACCGCTCGCCGCATCCCGACCAATACACCGCTTCAGGCGCTGGTCACGCTCAATGACCCGGCGTTCATGGAACTGGCGCAGGCTTTCGCGAAGCGGATGACCGCCACCGGAAGCGATCTCAACGGCCGGATCCAGGCAGGCTACAAGCTGCTCACCAACGAGGACGCCTCCAGCGACATCGTCCAGACGCTGGCCGCCCTCCATGCCGACGCGAAGACCGAGTTCGAGAAAAACCCGGCGGACTCGGTGAAGCTCGCGCCCACACCCGACGAGGCCGCGCTCGTGCTCGTCGCCAACACCATGTTCAACTTGGACTCCGCGCTCACCCGCTGA